The following coding sequences are from one Paenibacillus sp. JDR-2 window:
- the rsmG gene encoding 16S rRNA (guanine(527)-N(7))-methyltransferase RsmG, whose translation MTETHVWFEKLLGENGILLSPKQLEQFDSYHRLLVEWNEKMNLTGITERDAVFEKHFYDSISLSFFVNMKEVGSIADIGSGAGFPSIPLKICYPHLKVVIVDSLNKRIQFLNHLVQELGLENVNCVHGRAEDIARMPAYRDSFDLVTARAVARLNVLNEFCLPFTRKNGTFAAMKGSQSVEEVKEAAVSLRELKAKVRAEHAFKLPFEQSERYIVLINKTDATPKKYPRKAGTPLKLPLV comes from the coding sequence ATGACAGAGACGCATGTATGGTTTGAAAAGCTGCTGGGGGAGAACGGTATTTTGTTATCCCCGAAACAGCTTGAGCAATTCGACTCCTACCACCGCTTGCTGGTGGAGTGGAATGAGAAAATGAACTTAACGGGTATAACTGAACGGGATGCCGTCTTCGAGAAACATTTTTACGATTCGATCTCGTTATCGTTCTTCGTTAATATGAAAGAAGTAGGCAGTATAGCCGATATCGGATCCGGAGCGGGTTTTCCAAGTATCCCACTCAAGATTTGCTACCCGCATTTGAAAGTTGTCATTGTAGATTCACTGAATAAGCGAATTCAATTCCTCAACCATTTGGTTCAAGAGCTCGGGCTCGAGAATGTGAACTGTGTTCACGGCCGTGCCGAGGATATCGCGAGAATGCCAGCGTATAGGGATTCCTTCGATCTTGTAACGGCAAGAGCGGTTGCGCGTCTGAATGTATTGAATGAATTTTGCCTGCCATTCACGCGAAAGAACGGAACCTTTGCCGCCATGAAAGGCTCGCAAAGTGTGGAAGAGGTAAAGGAGGCTGCTGTAAGTTTACGTGAGCTTAAAGCGAAGGTCCGTGCAGAGCATGCCTTCAAATTGCCTTTCGAACAGTCAGAGCGCTATATTGTGCTCATCAATAAGACAGACGCCACTCCAAAAAAATATCCGCGCAAAGCAGGCACTCCGCTGAAGCTGCCGCTTGTGTAA
- the mnmG gene encoding tRNA uridine-5-carboxymethylaminomethyl(34) synthesis enzyme MnmG — protein MTYEAGQYEVIVIGAGHAGAEAALASARMGCETLLLTINLDMVAFMPCNPSIGGPAKGHVVREIDALGGEMGRNIDKTFIQMRMLNTGKGPAVHALRAQADKFSYQHTMKKTIEETDHLTLRQGMAEDLIVEDGKIAGIVTKTGAIYRAKAVVITTGTYLRGKIIMGELMYESGPNNQQPSVKLSASLKELGFKLARFKTGTPPRVHKDTIDFSKTEIQPGDDNPKFFSYETKSSDNEQLPCWLTYTSEATHKIINDNLHRAPMFSGAIEGTGPRYCPSIEDKIVRFADKPKHQIFLEPEGKHTSEYYVQGLSTSMPEDVQLGILRSIPGLEKVEMMRNGYAIEYDAVVPTQLWPSLETKLVDGLFTAGQINGTSGYEEAAGQGIIAGINAARKVQGKEPVVIDRSQGYIGVMIDDLVTKGTSDPYRLLTSRAEYRLLLRHDNADLRLTPTGYEIGLISEERYQAFLNKKELVAQEIERLGTVKIKPEVAQPVLDAANSAPIAFTMDALSLLRRPELSYALLEQLSPSELPLTEEMKEQVEIQIKYAGYIEKQLHQVERLSKMEKKKIPDDIVYSEVHGLASEAKQKLADIRPLSIGQASRIAGVTPADISILLVYLEHYNRVTAARGQ, from the coding sequence ATGACCTATGAAGCTGGGCAATATGAAGTGATTGTAATCGGGGCGGGTCATGCCGGAGCGGAAGCAGCGCTTGCTTCCGCTCGAATGGGCTGCGAGACGCTTTTGCTTACAATCAACCTGGATATGGTGGCCTTTATGCCATGTAACCCGTCTATCGGGGGACCTGCAAAAGGACATGTCGTCCGCGAGATTGATGCGTTAGGCGGAGAAATGGGCCGCAATATTGATAAAACATTTATTCAAATGCGGATGTTAAATACGGGTAAAGGACCTGCTGTTCACGCGTTGCGCGCGCAGGCGGATAAGTTCTCCTATCAGCATACGATGAAGAAGACAATCGAGGAAACGGATCATCTGACGCTTCGCCAAGGCATGGCGGAAGATCTGATTGTCGAAGACGGCAAAATTGCCGGTATCGTAACAAAAACAGGCGCTATCTACCGGGCCAAAGCCGTTGTTATTACGACGGGTACTTACCTGCGCGGCAAAATTATTATGGGCGAGCTGATGTATGAGAGCGGCCCGAATAACCAGCAGCCATCTGTTAAGCTGTCTGCAAGCTTGAAGGAGTTGGGCTTTAAGCTCGCGCGCTTCAAGACAGGAACACCGCCGCGCGTGCATAAGGATACGATTGATTTCTCGAAAACGGAAATTCAACCGGGCGATGATAATCCGAAATTTTTCTCATATGAAACGAAATCCTCCGACAATGAACAGCTTCCTTGCTGGCTGACGTATACGTCGGAGGCTACCCATAAAATCATTAACGATAATTTGCACCGTGCCCCTATGTTCTCCGGAGCAATTGAAGGCACAGGCCCACGTTATTGTCCTTCTATTGAAGATAAAATCGTTCGTTTCGCAGATAAGCCAAAGCATCAAATTTTCCTGGAGCCGGAAGGCAAGCATACGTCGGAGTATTACGTACAAGGGCTTTCGACAAGTATGCCAGAGGATGTACAGCTTGGTATTTTGAGATCTATTCCAGGTTTGGAAAAAGTTGAGATGATGCGTAACGGCTATGCGATCGAATATGATGCGGTTGTACCGACGCAGCTATGGCCTTCGCTGGAGACAAAGCTGGTTGACGGATTATTCACGGCTGGACAAATCAACGGCACTTCCGGTTATGAGGAAGCAGCAGGCCAAGGCATTATTGCGGGTATTAATGCAGCGCGCAAAGTGCAGGGGAAAGAGCCGGTTGTTATCGACCGTTCCCAAGGCTATATCGGCGTAATGATTGATGATCTGGTGACGAAAGGCACTAGCGATCCTTATCGTCTTCTGACCTCCCGTGCCGAATACCGTTTGCTGCTTCGTCATGATAATGCAGATCTTCGCTTAACTCCGACCGGCTATGAAATCGGACTTATTTCAGAAGAACGTTATCAGGCTTTTCTTAATAAGAAAGAACTTGTGGCTCAAGAAATCGAACGGCTTGGCACGGTGAAAATTAAGCCAGAGGTTGCTCAGCCGGTACTCGATGCTGCCAACTCAGCGCCTATTGCTTTTACAATGGATGCTTTGTCGCTGCTTCGCCGTCCGGAATTGTCTTACGCGCTGCTCGAGCAGTTGTCGCCTTCGGAGCTTCCGTTGACGGAAGAAATGAAGGAGCAGGTAGAAATTCAGATCAAGTATGCTGGCTATATTGAGAAGCAGCTGCATCAGGTTGAACGCTTGAGCAAGATGGAGAAAAAGAAAATTCCGGATGATATTGTGTACAGTGAAGTGCATGGTTTGGCATCGGAAGCAAAACAAAAACTGGCGGATATCCGCCCTTTGTCGATCGGTCAGGCATCGCGGATTGCAGGCGTCACTCCGGCAGACATTTCCATTTTGCTTGTTTATTTGGAACACTATAACCGTGTGACGGCAGCGAGAGGGCAATGA